A segment of the Sphingobacterium oryzagri genome:
AATCGTAGTTACGATCTTTTAGTAACCGTTGGCGAAGAGCGGTTTGAGTCGAGCTGTGTGATGCCGCCTTATGTTGATGTCGACTCGGTAGGCATATTGGAAGAAACCATATTTAACGATACTTACTATTTCGCAACGTTTAAATTTACCGATCCGATAGGTGTGGAGAATTACTACAAGTATGATATCTCGATCAATGGAAGCGCATTTAAATTTGCAAGCGCGTTAAACGATAAGTTTAATGACGGTCTTTTTATAACTCACCAAATTGGCGATCGGGATACCGACATGATGGTAGGGGATAGCGTGATGGTTAGAAGATATTGTGTAGATCGCCGCGTATTCAACTATTGGAATGAATTTCAGTCGACTAATCCCGGCACGGCCGCGCCAGGAAATCCGACGTCAAATATCTCGAATAATGCATTAGGCTATTTTTCTGTAGCATCTTGCAAAGAATTTGGATTGACGATTTTAGAGAGCGAGCCGGAAGCGGAGCCGCCGCCGATTATGTAAATTCCTGCTTTACAACAATCCAAAACTAAAGCCTTTTTCCTGTAAATAGGCAATAGCTTTCGGAAGCGCGTAGCTTACGCGGGGCAAAGCCTTGATGTTATCGTGAAAAACAATGATGGAGCCGTTTCGCGTATAGTTAACCACATGTTGGTAGCATTTCTCCGGAGAAAGTTGCTCGTCAAAATCACCCGATAACACATCCCAGAATATAACGTCAAAATCGGGATATAGCGCACGTAGCTGCGATTTTTTTGCGCGTGCATAAGGCGGACGAAACAAGTTTGTCTTAGTCAGTGTCTGGCAGCGAGCGACATTGGCCAGGTAATGATCGTCTGCCTGATCCCAGCCTTTGAGGTGGTTGTACGTGTGGTTGCCAACCTGATGGCCTTCGCGTATTATGCGTGCAAAGATGTCTTTATTTTTTACGATATTTTCGCCTACACAAAAGAAAGTAGCTTTCACCTGATATTTAGCAAGCGTATCAAGAATAAAAGGCGTAACTTCCGGAATAGGGCCATCATCAAATGTGAGGTATATCTTTTTCTCCTTTCTTGATTTGTTAAAGGTTACTTTGGCGTAGTACCAACGTAAAAAAAAGGGAGCGTTAATAAAATACATATTGATAATCTCAGATTTTTGTCCCAAATTTAGGAATCATTTATCCTTAAATTACGAAATGATACGAAAATTATCTTTCTGTATATTTTCTTTGCTGTTTTTAGTGGGCGGCAATTTGTCTGTTGCTTATGGTCAGATTAGCCTGGAACAGGCGATAAAAACAACGCTGGATCGCAATCTTGAGGTAAGGCAAGCACAATTTGGCTATGCGCTGAGCGAGCAGACTTTATATCAGTCAAAATCTGAGTTATACCCTAGCTTGTCGTTTAATGCCAACAACTCGTACAACTACGGCTTAACCTTTGACCAGACTTCTGGTCAGTTAATTCGAGGAAATGATTGGACGAGTAATGCTGGGGCACAGTTTTCATCCAGTTATGCGGTTTTCCAGGGATTTCAACGCATCAATCAGATTAAGGCGAATAAAATACAACTGATGATCGATGAGTCACAAGTCGAAAAGGTTAAAAATGATCTGATCTTATCGGTGGTTACCAACTACCTGGAAGCAATAACTAATGGTGAGCTCTTCGAAGCAGCCAAACAGCAGGTAAAACTTTCGCGAGAGCAATTGCGACAGGATAGTATCCAATTTGCAGTGGGCAATAAGACTGTTGCTGATATTGCGCAGGCCGAAAACCAGGTAGCAACTGATGAACTCAGTATCATGACATCTGAAAATGCTTATGAAATGTCGTTGCTGAATTTAAAACAATTGATGGAAATGTCGCCGGATACAGTTTTTGCGTTGGAAAAGCCGAATATTGCTGAGATCATGGCGGAATATGCCATCCTTTCCTTTGAAGATGTTTTTGAAAAAGCATTGATCACGCAGCCGGCCATCGGCCAAGCTGGACAGACCAAAATATTGGCACAGAAAAATATTGACATCGCGCGGGGCGCTTATTATCCTACCTTAAGATTTTCTGCCGGATACGGCACCAATTACTCCTCTCAGGCACGTATTATTGGCACCACCATCTTTATGCCTTTTTTTGACCAGTTTAATGAAAACCGGTCTTTCCTTGGTGCATTTAATCTGGAAGTGCCGATATTTAATAACAACCGTACAAAAGTAGCGGTGAGCAAAGCCAAAATAAACTACTTACAGGCACAAAATGATGAAGCTCTTTTACGCCGAAACTTGCAAAAGACAATTGCACAGGCCATTTTGGATTTAAAATTTGCCAATAAGCAATATTTTACCTCACAAGTTGCCTTTAATTCATCGCGAGTTGCCTTTGAAGCGATAAGGGAACGCTATGACGTCGGCATGGCGAACTCAATAGAAATGTTTACTGCGCAAACAAATATGAACCGTGCCGAGTTTGATATGATCCGTCGAAAATATGAAATGGTGTTTCGTGGGAAAGTAATCGACTATTATATTGGCAATCCAATTACATTTAATGACAAGTAATACACATGGCAAAGAAGAAAAGTTCACTTCCTAAAATTTTGGTTATCAGTGCTGTGGTGCTGTTAATTCTCGCGATTGCCGGGGCGAAATTGGGTTGGTTTGGCGATGGCGGCGAACAAAAAGTTGCGGTGGATGCGGTACAGGAAAAGACCATTTCTGAGCTGGTTTCTGCCAGCGGTAAAGTACAACCCGAATTTGAGGTGAAATTGAGCTCGGAGGTTTCCGGAGAAATCATCGAGCTAAACGTTCGCGAAGGCGACGTGGTGAAAAAAGGACAGGTTTTATGTCGGGTAAAGCCCGATTTGTTGCAATCAAGTTACGATCAGGTGGCCGCAATGGTCAATCAGCAACAGGCGAATCTGGGTGTTTCGCAGCAGATGCTCAAGCAGCAGGAAGCCAATTTTGTAAACACTGAGGCAACTTATAAGCGGAGTTTAGAATTGTTTGACAAGCGCGTAATCTCGGCATCAGAAATGGACAAAGCGCGTGCGGATTACGAAGCTGCGCGCGCAAGTATCGAGTCGCAACGCCAGCAGGTGGTCGCTGCGCGATTTGGCGTGAGCCAGTCGCAGGCACAATTGCAGGAAGCTGGAAACAGCTTGTCGCGGACTACGATCTATGCGCCAGCGGATGGTATCATCTCGCTGTTATCGATCGAGCTTGGAGAGCGCG
Coding sequences within it:
- a CDS encoding DUF4249 domain-containing protein; the protein is MKAHFYIAILSFLFLFSACEDVIDINLNDADPRFVIEAQLSDLESVQRIRVSKTVPFTASVNSDPVADAVVTVTDNRGRIYNFSYDANGSYVNRNFRPVANRSYDLLVTVGEERFESSCVMPPYVDVDSVGILEETIFNDTYYFATFKFTDPIGVENYYKYDISINGSAFKFASALNDKFNDGLFITHQIGDRDTDMMVGDSVMVRRYCVDRRVFNYWNEFQSTNPGTAAPGNPTSNISNNALGYFSVASCKEFGLTILESEPEAEPPPIM
- a CDS encoding polysaccharide deacetylase family protein, encoding MYFINAPFFLRWYYAKVTFNKSRKEKKIYLTFDDGPIPEVTPFILDTLAKYQVKATFFCVGENIVKNKDIFARIIREGHQVGNHTYNHLKGWDQADDHYLANVARCQTLTKTNLFRPPYARAKKSQLRALYPDFDVIFWDVLSGDFDEQLSPEKCYQHVVNYTRNGSIIVFHDNIKALPRVSYALPKAIAYLQEKGFSFGLL
- a CDS encoding TolC family protein, with translation MIRKLSFCIFSLLFLVGGNLSVAYGQISLEQAIKTTLDRNLEVRQAQFGYALSEQTLYQSKSELYPSLSFNANNSYNYGLTFDQTSGQLIRGNDWTSNAGAQFSSSYAVFQGFQRINQIKANKIQLMIDESQVEKVKNDLILSVVTNYLEAITNGELFEAAKQQVKLSREQLRQDSIQFAVGNKTVADIAQAENQVATDELSIMTSENAYEMSLLNLKQLMEMSPDTVFALEKPNIAEIMAEYAILSFEDVFEKALITQPAIGQAGQTKILAQKNIDIARGAYYPTLRFSAGYGTNYSSQARIIGTTIFMPFFDQFNENRSFLGAFNLEVPIFNNNRTKVAVSKAKINYLQAQNDEALLRRNLQKTIAQAILDLKFANKQYFTSQVAFNSSRVAFEAIRERYDVGMANSIEMFTAQTNMNRAEFDMIRRKYEMVFRGKVIDYYIGNPITFNDK
- a CDS encoding efflux RND transporter periplasmic adaptor subunit; translation: MAKKKSSLPKILVISAVVLLILAIAGAKLGWFGDGGEQKVAVDAVQEKTISELVSASGKVQPEFEVKLSSEVSGEIIELNVREGDVVKKGQVLCRVKPDLLQSSYDQVAAMVNQQQANLGVSQQMLKQQEANFVNTEATYKRSLELFDKRVISASEMDKARADYEAARASIESQRQQVVAARFGVSQSQAQLQEAGNSLSRTTIYAPADGIISLLSIELGERVVGTAQMAGTEIMRIANMSSMEVNVEVNENDINRVKVGNTASIEVDAFQGRKFNGVVTEISSSSTATGTTATTTTTAEQVTNFNVKVRIDSTSYADLMDDGNINTSPFKPGLSATVQIHTKSDKGLIVPIQAVTVRANDSAKDSVDNSEVKEYVFVLQGNSVKMVEVKTGIQDDTNIIVKSGLKKGDEVVSRPFNAISKILQDGTLVKKVSANELK